From one Babesia bovis T2Bo chromosome 3, whole genome shotgun sequence genomic stretch:
- a CDS encoding dolichol-phosphate mannosyltransferase family protein has translation MADVVNGISVILATYNERDNIAYITYMIIDALRTQPVEYEILLVDDNSPDGTVEVYRHMQQLYPTVQLKLLQRPGKMGLGSAYMDGLAHTKHDFILILDADLSHHPKYIPEMIRLQRTGNYDIVTGTRYATGGGASGWSLYRILISKTANTLTHMLLRPTMTDMTGSFRLYRRSLFEKVLKEVESKGYMFQIEIAARSEKHYKARIAEVPIIFLERIYGESKLGFGEVLGFLKGLLRLAWSL, from the exons ATGGCTGACGTCGTGAATGGTATATCCGTCATCCTGGCGACGTATAATGAGCGAGACAACATAGCATACATTACATATATGATCATTGACGCTCTAAGGACCCA ACCTGTGGAATACGAGATTCTTTTGGTGGATGACAACAGTCCTGATGGCACTGTAGAGGTCTACAGGCATATGCAGCAGCTATATCCAACGGTCCAGTTAAAACTCCTGCAACGTCCTGGTAAGATGGGCTTGGGTTCCGCTTATATGGATGGTCTTGCTCATACTAAGCACGACTTTATCCTTATCCTTGACGCTGACCTATCGCATCACCCTAAATACATTCCCGAGATGATTAGACTCCAGCGTACGGGGAACTATGACATTGTTACTGGTACTCGTTATGccactggtggtggtgcCAGTGGTTGGAGTTTGTATCGCATATTAATAAGTAAGACTGCGAACACTCTTACTCATATGTTGTTGCGTCCCACCATGACTGACATGACTGGTTCATTTCGTTTATATCGCAGATCACTTTTCGAGAAGGTATTGAAAGAAGTGGAGTCTAAAG GTTACATGTTCCAAATTGAAATAGCTGCACGTTCCGAGAAGCATTACAAGGCCCGTATAGCTGAAGTCCCAATTATATTCCTAGAGCGTATTTATGGCGAATCCAAACTAG GTTTCGGGGAGGTCCTTGGTTTTCTAAAGGGACTGCTAAGATTAGCATGGAGTTTATAG
- a CDS encoding OTU-like cysteine protease family protein, producing MCGRRISLDELHTTFILELYRPKMDSDGPEGFYSEPKVLTAAQRKKLKKKQQALEQENQREATIANSIDLRLLEEEDISNQLAKEGKRIFKILGDGNCLFRAIEHQLAHVNKGNISQCSHDKLRQLAVDHLVKNRNEYEAFVTSLCIDTGCESYEAYCNKMAQDGEWGGEVEILALSRVLGHNIVIYQHDAKPKVYGENNGNTLYVTFHKYAYALGGHYNSTTLT from the exons ATGTGTGGAAGACGTATCAGTCTAGATGAGTTACACACTACGTTCATACTTGAGCTGTATAGACCCAAAATGGATTCTGATGGGCCTG AAGGATTCTATTCGGAGCCTAAGGTCTTAACAGCAGCTCAACGTAAAAAGCTCAAAAAGAAGCAACAAGCACTGGAGCAAGAAAACCAACGTGAAGCTACTATTGCTAACT CAATTGATTTGAGACTActagaagaagaagatataAGTAACCAATTAGCCAAAGAAGGGAAGCGAATATTTAAGATACTAGGTGATGGAAATTGTCTATTTCg AGCAATTGAACATCAGCTGGCACATGTCAATAAAGGAAATATATCTCAATGCAGTCACGATAAGCTTAGACAGTTGGCTGTGGATCATCTGGTGAAAAATCGAAATGAATATGAAGCTTTTGTGACTTCACTATGTATCGATACCGGAT GTGAATCATACGAAGCATATTGCAACAAAATGGCTCAGGATGGTGAATGGGG AGGAGAAGTTGAAATTCTAGCACTATCCAGAGTGCTGGGACACAATATcgtaatatatcaacatgaCGCGAAACCGAAGGTATAT GGAGAAAATAATGGAAACACGCTGTATGTGACATTCCACAAATATGCATATGCACTTGGAGGGCACTACAACTCTACCACATTAACATAA
- a CDS encoding NLI interacting factor-like phosphatase family protein — MAKTSCPVDLYTNEHGSLDTIRSPGDCIDSPPSCSLENHDDTYMISMETDTTVSDDDLFDGTSMKGVDLLGGHSKSNISAYPDGDSPLNSKECGFGDPMGNPRSAYHSNPDCSYSTVNGGVHDECDGICEVSTLTPTSDNDSFYLDDLDESSDYSDDLEPTDQDSLGITLEGMTGLLSRYIDCTPQLQTTSMRLLISGEAINDSTMIPSQVIRFNRNHFIRYGGLRDHLERNPVFKCMRQVSDFNDRPSDIPTESNRPKVLVVLDLDETLIHMHDRPAEQHDYLVNIVEHEDNGTLPHQQQTNPGVIGFTVHPTMQVSLRPGVLEFFRYLKSNSSRYTVALYTAGTRHYANAILHAIDPDREVIKSSVRFYRDSCEVRPTPTSLFSFRASSLGIGNHHRDDAVPQYYLKKDLSIFGWPLERVVFFDNSLLSFLNNPDNGVWIRPWQGAQPFVNDGRADMLCSTTPNVDDLSKITGQDGLYEFGQIVRLLEECWASDDVRDVLAKKFTLNEVVASVLGTAGNKSVLEALIKT; from the coding sequence ATGGCGAAGACTTCTTGTCCTGTTGacttatatacaaatgaacaTGGTTCTTTAGATACAATCCGTTCACCTGGTGACTGCATTGATAGTCCTCCTTCTTGTTCATTGGAGAATCACGATGATACTTACATGATATCCATGGAGACTGACACTACTGTATCTGATGACGACCTTTTTGACGGTACATCCATGAAAGGCGTCGACCTTTTGGGTGGCCATTCCAAGAGCAATATATCGGCATATCCCGACGGTGATTCACCGTTAAACTCTAAAGAATGCGGTTTCGGTGACCCTATGGGCAATCCCAGGTCTGCGTATCATTCCAATCCTGATTGCAGCTACAGTACCGTTAATGGCGGTGTTCACGACGAATGCGACGGTATTTGTGAAGTATCTACATTGACACCAACATCTGACAACGACAGTTTCTATTTGGATGACCTCGATGAGAGCTCGGATTACTCAGATGACCTGGAACCTACTGACCAAGACTCCTTGGGCATTACTCTTGAGGGCATGACGGGTCTTTTATCTCGTTACATTGACTGTACACCTCAGTTGCAGACAACATCTATGCGCCTGCTGATATCCGGTGAAGCGATCAACGATTCTACTATGATTCCTTCACAGGTAATTCGTTTTAACCGTAATCATTTTATTCGTTACGGCGGTTTACGTGACCATTTGGAGCGTAACCCCGTATTCAAATGCATGCGCCAGGTATCGGACTTTAATGATCGGCCATCCGATATACCTACTGAGAGCAACCGGCCAAAGGTGTTGGTTGTTCTTGATCTTGATGAGacattaatccatatgcATGACCGTCCTGCTGAGCAGCACGACTATTTGGTGAACATTGTTGAACACGAGGACAACGGTACGTTGCCTCACCAGCAGCAGACCAATCCTGGTGTGATTGGTTTTACCGTACATCCTACTATGCAGGTATCACTTCGCCCTGGTGTTCTTGAATTTTTCAGGTACCTCAAGTCAAACTCTTCGAGGTACACCGTAGCACTTTACACTGCTGGCACCCGTCATTATGCCAATGCCATACTTCACGCTATTGACCCAGATCGCGAGGTCATCAAGAGCTCCGTGCGGTTCTACAGGGACAGTTGTGAGGTTCGTCCTACTCCAACATCCTTATTCAGCTTCCGTGCGAGTTCGTTAGGCATTGGGAATCATCACCGTGATGACGCAGTTCCTCAATATTACTTAAAGAAGGATCTGTCTATTTTTGGGTGGCCATTGGAGCGTGTTGTGTTTTTTGACAACTCCTTATTATCATTTTTGAATAACCCTGACAACGGGGTTTGGATTCGTCCATGGCAGGGTGCTCAGCCCTTTGTCAACGACGGCCGTGCTGATATGCTATGCAGTACTACTCCAAATGTAGATGATTTATCTAAGATCACTGGTCAAGATGGTTTATATGAATTTGGCCAGATTGTTCGTTTGCTTGAAGAGTGCTGGGCATCGGATGATGTACGTGATGTTCTGGCCAAGAAGTTTACTTTAAACGAAGTCGTTGCTTCTGTTTTAGGTACCGCTGGCAACAAATCGGTATTGGAAGCATTGATTAAAACGTGA
- a CDS encoding putative methyltransferase family protein produces the protein MDDVTSDDNIDFNEEWLYSLRANEVIEAVDILKERLITNVNVADCNGNSALHYCAANNLAQAIIFLLKECKVDYCRPNHSGNTPLQWAVQTNSIDAVREILKHDYDVHREEYTSREGISMYGTFQATALKEEYKLDEETKRYYNIVQFPPGYAQNNRIHILIPNIFGKSILNDAFNASDQNILLAILEHPVAYAIDECIAAKEEAGLERVDVNGISGVVHAFIFKPIKQIVKARELEIKHTQILNERNAEMDHSGEVIWETDLVASQWLAELAKEGKFEGRRVLQLGSGCGLSGIALYLASLEHRKLPMILIFTDVCDTTMSNLHFNIQLNEMQGKSGVSILSLDWTKPSTWPMDGNGNLQTFDIIIGSDLVYDSHLVQPLSNTINHLLERKKGELLYVYRQARDGSKLIPEALRHIGLEVQSVKAPVKYQDNPLKSQDKNVLDAFFPELGADDFTIIHARRR, from the exons ATGGATGACGTGACTTCCGATGATAATATAGATTTCAATGAGGAATGGTTGTATTCCCTGAGAGCAAACGAAGTCATAGAAGCCGTTGATATTCTCAAGGAAAGATTGATAACAAATGTAAACGTTGCTGATTGCAATGGAAATAGCGCATTACATTATTGTGCAGCCAACAATTTGGCACAGGCAATTATATTTCTCCTTAAAGAGTGCAAAGTGGATTACTGCCGCCCTAACCATAGTGGCAATACCCCGCTTCAATGGGCTGTCCAGACAAATAGCATTGACGCAGTTAGGGAAATACTAAAGCACGACTATGATGTACATCGGGAGGAGTACACTAGTAGAGAAGGCATATCTATGTATGGTACATTCCAGGCAACAGCACTGAAGGAAGAGTACAAATTAGACGAGGAAACTAAGAGGTATTACAATATAGTACAATTCCCACCAGGATATGCACAGAATAACAGGATACATATTTTAATACCAAATATATTTGGGAAAAGTATACTGAACGACGCATTCAACGCATCGGATCAGAATATATTGTTAGCCATACTTGAACACCCCGTGGCATATGCCATTGATGAATGCATAGCAGCAAAGGAAGAAGCTGGTTTGGAAAGAGTAGATGTTAACGGTATCAGCGGAGTTGTACATGCCTTTATTTTCAAGCCCATAAAACAAATAGTTAAGGCCAGGGAATTAGAAATTAAGCATACACAAATTTTAAATGAACGAAATGCTGAAATGGACCATAGCGGTGAAGTTATATGGGAAACTGATCTTGTTGCATCGCAATGGCTCGCTGAACTGGCAAAAGAGGGTAAATTTGAAGGAAGGCGGGTCTTGCAATTAGGGTCTGGCTGTGGTCTGTCAGGAATAGCACTCTACCTTGCTAGCCTCGAGCATCGTAAGCTACCgatgatattgatattcACGGATGTATGTGATACCACCATGTCTAATTTGCATTTCAATATCCAGTTGAATGAAATGCAAGGTAAATCTGGAGTGTCAATACTCTCGTTGGACTGGACAAAGCCATCCACATGGCCAATGGATGGAAATGGTAACCTCCAAACCTTTGATATAATCATTGGAAGTGACCTAGTATACGACTCTCACTTGGTACAACCATTGTCGAATACAATTAACCACTTACTGGAAAGAAAGAAGGGTGAACTGCTATATGTCTATAGGCAAGCAAGGGACGGGTCTAAACTGATTCCAGAAGC GTTGAGGCATATTGGTCTAGAAGTGCAATCAGTGAAAGCGCCGGTAAAATACCAAGATAACCCATTGAAATCACAAGACAAAAACGTGTTGGATGCATTCTTCCCTGAATTGGGGGCTGATGATTTCACCATAATACACGCGCGCAGGAGATAG